A DNA window from Arachis duranensis cultivar V14167 chromosome 3, aradu.V14167.gnm2.J7QH, whole genome shotgun sequence contains the following coding sequences:
- the LOC107478184 gene encoding basic leucine zipper 61 yields MAQLPPKIPNMASNNWPEFSSNQNHHHQKMPSLTSISTNTNRHQNQQQQQNPSWVDEFLDFSSARRGAHRRSMSDSIFVESPRHINHSSSNGDGGEDEFERFDDYQFMNMFSDEVVSGGDNNTNNSMNMMTMPPPPPPATMSTSXXXXXINDNERDTNNKEINKDDDHHHDQQQVKVESDEDESQCNNKAQDNDDDSSKNNNNNSNANAATTNSSEKITDPKRVKRILANRQSAQRSRVRKLQYISELERSVTSLQAEVSVLSPRVAFLDHQRLLLNVDNSALKQRIAALAQDKIFKDGNCFTYSLLVYLHSILQDAILLLFIHFST; encoded by the exons ATGGCACAATTGCCGCCAAAGATTCCAAACATGGCAAGTAATAATTGGCCTGAGTTTTCATCaaatcaaaatcatcatcaccaaaagATGCCTTCTCTCACaagcatttcaacaaacacaaacCGCCACCAAAACCAACAACAGCAGCAAAACCCTTCCTGGGTTGACGAGTTTCTGGACTTCTCGTCGGCAAGGCGCGGGGCCCACCGACGGTCCATGAGCGACTCCATTTTCGTGGAATCGCCCAGGCACATTAACCACAGCAGCAGCAACGGCGACGGCGGCGAAGACGAGTTTGAGAGGTTTGATGATTATCAATTCATGAACATGTTCAGTGATGAGGTAGTTTCCGGCGGTGATAACAACACTAACAACTCCATGAATATGATGACGAtgccgccgccgccgccgccggCGACAATGTCGACGTCANNNNNNNNNNNNNGCATCAACGATAATGAGAGAGACACAAACAACAAAGAGATCAATAAGGATGatgatcatcatcatgatcaGCAACAAGTGAAGGTGGAATCCGATGAAGATGAAAGCCAATGCAATAATAAAGCTCaggataatgatgatgatagcagtaagaataacaataataactccAATGCAAATGCTGCTACTACAAATTCCAGTGAAAAAATTACAGACCCCAAGAGGGTAAAAAG GATTTTGGCTAATAGACAATCAGCACAAAGATCAAGAGTGAGGAAGCTGCAATACATATCAGAGCTTGAGCGCAGTGTAACTTCATTACAG GCGGAAGTTTCAGTATTATCACCGCGGGTGGCATTTTTGGATCACCAACGTTTGCTTCTAAATGTTGATAACAGTGCTCTCAAGCAAAGAATCGCAGCTTTGGCACAGGACAAGATCTTCAAAGATGGTAATTGCTTTACGTATTCTCTTTTAGTTTACCTTCATAGTATCCTCCAAGATGCTATACTACTATTGTTTATTCATTTCTCTACGTAA